One segment of Syngnathus typhle isolate RoL2023-S1 ecotype Sweden linkage group LG9, RoL_Styp_1.0, whole genome shotgun sequence DNA contains the following:
- the col5a2a gene encoding collagen, type V, alpha 2a, translating to MMDFVHLRTFLFLLLSSAQVLIVTSQDDGGDGSCKADGQVFPNRDIWKPEPCRLCVCDNGQVLCDNIQCEELSNCEKVVVPEGECCPICQSETPSRGGGGGGGGGGGGSYGGGRGYQGQKGEPGEVPIVTGIRGRPGPMGPPGGPGARGPRGNKGRPGLRGSPGYDGEPGIPGQPGESGPPGHPTHPGGLGSQMAGVLEGKNAPQSMLTGSRGEAGARGPPGPSGSPGQAGPQGPSGDVGDPGHMGPSGQRGPEGPPGKPGEDGESGKPGNSGEVGFPGSQGARGFPGTPGPPGLKGHRGHAGLLGQKGEYGAVGSKGTIGPPGPMGAPGPMGPAGMPGERGRSGPGGAAGKRGLPGNVGKPGPIGPLGLSGPPGYPGTPGMKGQPGPTGVRGPEGPQGQRGETGHLGRPGAVGLRGPMGTDGGTGVKGPVGNLGQQGPGGHLGPSGPPGPQGSTGQPGIKGQLGDVGVPGFKGEAGPKGELGPPGSQGVIGPQGEEGKRGPRGDPGTLGPPGAVGERGSPGNRGFPGADGLPGPKGSQGDRGISGPSGPKGSLGDPGRTGEPGLPGARGLTGTPGVQGAEGKPGPVGGPGEDGRPGPAGSIGNRGPAGTMGIPGPKGFNGDPGKTGEQGSAGVAGQRGPPGKDGEVGPAGPPGPSGVAGDRGEQGPPGVNGFQGLPGNQGPPGESGKPGDLGIPGELGAVGQIGPRGERGTPGERGELGPVGLQGPKGIPGAPGPDGPKGSPGPAGALGDVGPPGLQGMPGERGISGPSGPKGDRGSIGEKGSEGTPGNDGARGAPGPVGPLGPAGPSGEKGEPGPKGPAGPLGSRGVPGARGDPGPIGSVGFAGPPGPDGQPGVKGETGEPGQKGDAGSPGPQGLAGAHGPPGPIGVAGLKGGRGTQGAPGPTGFPGSAGRVGPPGPTGPIGEPGPLGAPGKEGPAGLRGDHGANGRQGERGPPGPPGSSGDKGDSGEDGPTGPDGPPGPAGTTGQRGIVGLPGVRGERGMPGLPGPSGLPGKQGSPGSTGDKGPPGPVGVPGANGPRGDPGPDGPAGSDGPPGKEGVLGQRGDRGDHGPEGLAGPQGLPGPSGPVGVTGEAGKRGHVGSRGPVGPPGSAGKRGLVGPQGPRGDKGDLGDHGERGQKGHRGFTGLQGLPGPPGTTGEQGASGIIGPNGARGPPGPIGPPGKEGYIGQPGPMGPPGTRGISGEIGPEGPPGEPGPPGLPGPPGPPVAAMDDLFGGLHDYDDAPPPPPEFSEDEALPNSNNSSVLPVDPGVQATLKALSSQIDSMKSPDGSRKHPARTCDDLKRCYPSKKSGEFWVDPNQGSSEDAIKVYCNLDTGETCISANPASLPRKNWWSSSKNKPVWFGADINRGTHFTYGNKEQSANALRVQMTFIRLLSKEASQSITYHCKNSVGYKDQKAGNLKKAVVLKASNDLELKAEGNNRFRYTVVEDSCTQANGNWGKTVFEYRTQKTARLPIVDLAPVDIGGPNQEFGIDIGPVCFL from the exons GAGGCGATGGCAGCTGCAAAGCAGATGGCCAAGTGTTCCCCAACAGGGACATCTGGAAGCCGGAGCCCTGCCGACTCTGCGTCTGCGACAACGGCCAGGTCCTCTGCGACAACATCCAGTGCGAGGAGCTGAGCAACTGTGAGAAGGTGGTCGTCCCCGAGGGAGAGTGCTGTCCCATTTGCCAGAGTGAAACCCCCAGccgtggcggcggcggaggtggtggcgggggcggcggcggctcatATG GTGGGGGCAGAGGTTACCAG GGGCAGAAAGGAGAGCCTGGTGAGGTCCCAATC GTGACTGGAATCCGAGGTCGTCCTGGACCTATG GGACCACCTGGTGGTCCAGGAGCAAGAGGACCCAGAGGAAACAAAGGAAGGCCT GGACTGCGAGGCTCTCCCGGTTACGACGGAGAGCCGGGAATTCCGGGTCAGCCCGGTGAATCTGGACCTCCTGGACACCCGACTCATCCCGGA GGTCTCGGCTCGCAGATGGCCGGAGTGTTGGAAGGAAAGAATGCACCGCAAAGCATGTTGACCGGCTCAAGG GGTGAAGCTGGAGCAAGAGGACCTCCCGGGCCAAGTGGTTCCCCT GGTCAGGCTGGACCACAAGGACCTTCAGGAGATGTTGGCGATCCAGGGCACATG GGTCCGTCTGGGCAAAGAGGACCCGAGGGCCCCCCAGGGAAACCAGGAGAAGAC GGTGAATCAGGCAAGCCAGGAAATAGCGGAGAAGTTGGCTTCCCAGGTTCCCAA GGAGCAAGAGGATTTCCAGGTACTCCAGGGCCTCCTGGGCTAAAAGGTCACAGA GGACATGCAGGACTTCTTGGGCAAAAAGGAGAATATGGAGCTGTTGGATCCAAG GGTACCATAGGCCCACCTGGTCCAATGGGAGCACCCGGACCAATG GGTCCTGCTGGGATGCCTGGAGAAAGGGGCCGCTCTGGCCCTGGTGGCGCAGCG GGTAAACGTGGTCTACCTGGTAACGTTGGAAAACCAGGTCCAATT GGTCCTCTGGGTCTCAGTGGCCCTCCTGGATACCCGGGAACACCCGGCATGAAG GGGCAACCTGGCCCCACTGGTGTACGGGGTCCAGAGGGCCCTCAAGGGCAAAGAGGAGAGACTGGTCATCTGGGGAGACCTGGAGCAGTTGGCCTCAGG GGACCCATGGGTACAGATGGCGGCACAGGAGTCAAAGGCCCAGTG GGAAACCTTGGTCAACAAGGCCCAGGCGGGCATCTTGGACCCTCTGGACCTCCCGGACCTCAGGGAAGCACAGGCCAGCCTGGCATCAAAGGACAACTG GGAGATGTTGGAGTACCAGGATTTAAGGGAGAGGCCGGACCTAAAGGAGAACTC GGTCCCCCAGGATCCCAGGGAGTGATTGGCCCCCAGGGTGAGGAAGGAAAGCGGGGACCTCGGGGAGACCCAGGAACTCTTGGTCCCCCTGGTGCTGTTGGTGAGAGA GGTTCCCCAGGTAATCGAGGGTTCCCCGGTGCTGATGGTTTGCCTGGACCCAAG GGTTCTCAGGGAGACCGTGGAATATCAGGCCCATCAGGACCAAAGGGTTCCTTAGGAGACCCTGGTCGTACAGGAGAACCTGGTCTACCAGGTGCAAGG GGTCTTACTGGCACTCCTGGAGTGCAGGGGGCCGAGGGAAAGCCAGGGCCAGTG GGTGGGCCCGGTGAAGACGGTCGCCCAGGCCCTGCGGGCTCCATTGGCAACAGAGGACCTGCAGGAACGATGGGAATACCAGGCCCCAAGGGATTTAAT GGGGATCCGGGAAAGACAGGTGAACAAGGATCTGCTGGAGTAGCTGGTCAAAGG GGTCCTCCTGGAAAAGATGGAGAGGTTGGACCTGCCGGTCCACCAGGCCCATCA GGTGTTGCGGGTGACAGAGGAGAACAGGGACCCCCAGGTGTAAATGGATTCCAG GGTTTACCAGGGAATCAAGGTCCCCCTGGAGAATCCGGGAAACCAGGTGACCTA GGTATTCCTGGAGAGCTTGGTGCAGTTGGTCAAATTGGACCTAGG GGTGAGCGTGGAACTCCAGGGGAGAGAGGCGAGCTGGGTCCAGTTGGTCTGCAGGGACCCAAGGGAATCCCAGGAGCTCCTGGTCCCGATGGGCCAAAG GGTAGTCCTGGTCCTGCTGGTGCCCTTGGTGATGTGGGTCCTCCAGGTCTTCAGGGGATGCCAGGGGAAAGAGGCATTTCTGGCCCATCTGGACCGAAAGGTGACAGA GGATCCATTGGTGAGAAAGGCTCAGAAGGTACACCTGGAAATGACGGAGCAAGG GGTGCACCTGGACCAGTTGGCCCATTAGGACCTGCAGGGCCCAGTGGTGAAAAG GGAGAACCTGGACCTAAAGGACCTGCTGGACCTCTAGGTTCTAGAGGAGTGCCT GGAGCCAGAGGTGACCCTGGCCCAATTGGTTCAGTTGGTTTTGCTGGACCGCCT GGTCCCGACGGCCAACCTGGAGTCAAAGGAGAGACAGGGGAACCTGGCCAGAAAGGAGATGCTGGATCCCCTGGACCCCAAGGCTTAGCTGGTGCTCATGGTCCTCCT GGGCCGATTGGTGTCGCTGGACTGAAAGGCGGAAGAGGAACACAGGGTGCACCG GGGCCCACCGGTTTCCCTGGATCTGCAGGAAGAGTTGGCCCACCAGGTCCAACT GGTCCAATTGGTGAACCTGGACCACTGGGAGCACCTGGAAAAGAGGGTCCTGCTGGTCTTCGTGGTGACCATGGAGCAAATGGAAGACAAGGAGAGCGAGGACCACCAGGACCTCCGGGAAGCTCTGGAGACAAGGGAGATTCTGGAGAAGACGGCCCTACG GGTCCTGATGGTCCTCCAGGGCCAGCGGGAACTACAGGGCAGAGAGGCATTGTGGGTCTTCCAGGTGTACGAGGAGAACGGGGAATGCCAGGTCTCCCAGGGCCATCA GGACTGCCAGGAAAACAGGGATCCCCTGGATCAACTGGAGACAAAGGTCCTCCGGGACCAGTTGGCGTTCCAGGTGCCAATGGACCACGTGGTGATCCTGGTCCTGAT GGCCCCGCTGGTTCAGATGGTCCGCCAGGCAAAGAAGGCGTTCTTGGACAACGG GGAGACAGAGGGGATCATGGTCCAGAGGGTTTGGCTGGTCCTCAGGGACTTCCGGGCCCCTCAGGTCCCGTTGGTGTAACTGGGGAAGCCGGAAAACGAGGCCACGTT GGCTCCAGAGGACCTGTCGGTCCTCCCGGATCGGCAGGAAAGAGAGGATTAGTG GGACCCCAAGGACCACGCGGAGATAAGGGGGATCTGGGTGATCACGGAGAGAGAGGCCAGAAGGGTCATCGTGGATTTACTGGTTTGCAGGGTCTTCCTGGGCCTCCT GGTACAACAGGTGAACAGGGAGCTTCTGGAATCATTGGACCAAATGGTGCACGG GGGCCACCTGGTCCTATCGGGCCTCCTGGAAAAGAAGGATACATTGGACAGCCTGGGCCCATGGGACCTCCAGGAACACGAGGAATCTCAGGAGAAATTGGACCTGAG GGCCCTCCAGGAGAACCTGGACCCCCAGGCCTTCCTGGACCACCAGGACCTCCCGTGGCAGCTATGGATGATCTGTTTGGAGGCCTTCACGATTACGACGATGCCCCTCCTCCACCACCAGAGTTCAGCGAGGATGAGGCTCTACCCAACAGCAACAACTCCAGCGTCTTACCGGTGGACCCTGGCGTGCAGGCCACCCTCAAAGCTCTCAGCAGCCAAATTGACAGCATGAAGAGTCCAGACGGCAGCCGCAAGCACCCTGCCAGGACCTGCGATGACCTCAAGAGATGCTACCCCTCCAAAAAGAGCG GAGAATTCTGGGTGGACCCTAACCAAGGCAGCTCCGAGGACGCCATTAAAGTGTACTGCAACCTGGACACCGGGGAGACGTGCATCTCCGCCAACCCGGCCAGCCTACCTCGTAAAAACTGGTGGAGCTCTTCCAAGAACAAACCTGTGTGGTTTGGAGCCGACATCAACAGAGGAACACAT TTCACTTACGGCAACAAAGAGCAGTCTGCAAATGCCCTGAGAGTGCAGATGACTTTCATTCGCCTGCTGTCCAAAGAAGCGTCTCAGTCTATCACCTACCACTGCAAGAACTCTGTGGGCTACAAGGACCAGAAGGCGGGCAACCTGAAGAAGGCCGTGGTCCTCAAAGCCTCCAACGACCTGGAGCTCAAAGCTGAGGGCAACAACCGCTTCAGATACACCGTGGTGGAAGACTCCTGCACT CAAGCAAACGGCAACTGGGGCAAGACAGTGTTTGAGTACAGGACACAGAAAACTGCCCGACTTCCCATTGTGGATCTGGCCCCTGTGGACATTGGCGGCCCCAATCAAGAGTTTGGCATCGATATCGGGCCAGTGTGCTTCTTGTAA
- the LOC133159333 gene encoding PTB domain-containing engulfment adapter protein 1-like isoform X1 produces MNRAFNRKKEKSWMHMPEALAKHYIAYNVKFLGNTEVEAPKGTEVVKDAVRKLKFQRHIKKSEGQKTPKVELQISIYGVKILEPKTKEVQHNCQLHRISFCADDKTDKRIFTFICKDSECNKHLCYVFDSEKCAEEITLTIGQAFDLAYKKFLESGGKDVETRKQIGSLQKRIQELESENSDLKQQLQELEEQLTIAPVPPSLYVNEANQAYVLRRRRPSSLSWCHDINSCLEISSVTLTPMSSPESNLSAGLLTPPPAAVLPPKAPEGCGVPRPRAGSVSVQAQSTDIFDMVPFSPGTAPGPTRASNGCPTAPSAAPPPNIGKDLFGAEPFDPFTCGSADFPPDIQSKLDEMQEGFKMGLTLEGAVFSLDPLDGRC; encoded by the exons ATGAATCGTGCCTTCAACAGGAAAAAAG AGAAATCATGGATGCACATGCCCGAAGCCCTGGCCAAGCACTACATCGCCTACAACGTCAAG TTCCTTGGTAACACCGAGGTGGAGGCCCCAAAAGGAACGGAGGTTGTCAAGGATGCAGTGAGAAAGCTCAAG TTTCAGAGACACATCAAGAAGTCAGAGGGACAGAAAACACCCAAAGTGGAGCTGCAGATCTCCATTTACGGCGTGAAAATTCTCGAGCCCAAGACAAAA GAGGTGCAGCACAACTGTCAGTTACACAGAATATCCTTCTGCGCGGACGACAAAACAGACAAACGGATATTTACCTTCATTTGCAAGGACTCCGAGTGCAACAAGCACCTGTGCTACGTCTTTGACAGCGAAAAGTGT GCGGAAGAGATCACGCTCACCATCGGCCAGGCCTTCGACTTGGCCTACAAGAAGTTCTTGGAGTCCGGAGGCAAAGATGTGGAAACCAGGAAGCAGATTGGAAGTCTGCAGAAAAGA ATTCAAGAACTGGAAAGTGAAAACTCGGACTTGAAGCAGCAGCTTCAAGAGCTGGAAGAGCAGTTGACGATCGCACCCGTGCCCCCA TCGCTGTATGTAAACGAAGCTAACCAAGCGTAcgtgctgcggcggcggcggccttcctCTCTCTCGTGGTGTCACGACATCAACTCTTGCCTGGAGATCTCCTCTGTCACCCTCACGCCTATGAGCTCGCCAGAGTCCAACCTGTCTGCTGGCCTACTAACGCCCCCACCTGCCGCTGTCCTTCCTCCTAAAGCTCCCGAGGGCTGCGGCGTCCCGCGACCTCGC GCCGGGAGCGTCTCCGTGCAAGCGCAGTCGACAGACATTTTTGACATGGTTCCCTTCTCGCCCGGGACGGCGCCGGGACCCACGCGAGCCAGCAACGGCTGCCCGACAGCACCGAGCGCAGCGCCGCCGCCCAACATAG GGAAAGACCTCTTTGGCGCAGAGCCGTTCGATCCCTTCACCTGCGGCTCGGCCGACTTCCCTCCGGATATTCAGTCCAAGCTGGATGAAATGCAG GAGGGGTTCAAAATGGGACTAACTCTGGAGGGAGCCGTCTTCTCTCTGGACCCGCTTGACGGCCGCTGCTGA
- the LOC133159333 gene encoding PTB domain-containing engulfment adapter protein 1-like isoform X2, which yields MNRAFNRKKEKSWMHMPEALAKHYIAYNVKFLGNTEVEAPKGTEVVKDAVRKLKFQRHIKKSEGQKTPKVELQISIYGVKILEPKTKEVQHNCQLHRISFCADDKTDKRIFTFICKDSECNKHLCYVFDSEKCAEEITLTIGQAFDLAYKKFLESGGKDVETRKQIGSLQKRIQELESENSDLKQQLQELEEQLTIAPVPPAGSVSVQAQSTDIFDMVPFSPGTAPGPTRASNGCPTAPSAAPPPNIGKDLFGAEPFDPFTCGSADFPPDIQSKLDEMQEGFKMGLTLEGAVFSLDPLDGRC from the exons ATGAATCGTGCCTTCAACAGGAAAAAAG AGAAATCATGGATGCACATGCCCGAAGCCCTGGCCAAGCACTACATCGCCTACAACGTCAAG TTCCTTGGTAACACCGAGGTGGAGGCCCCAAAAGGAACGGAGGTTGTCAAGGATGCAGTGAGAAAGCTCAAG TTTCAGAGACACATCAAGAAGTCAGAGGGACAGAAAACACCCAAAGTGGAGCTGCAGATCTCCATTTACGGCGTGAAAATTCTCGAGCCCAAGACAAAA GAGGTGCAGCACAACTGTCAGTTACACAGAATATCCTTCTGCGCGGACGACAAAACAGACAAACGGATATTTACCTTCATTTGCAAGGACTCCGAGTGCAACAAGCACCTGTGCTACGTCTTTGACAGCGAAAAGTGT GCGGAAGAGATCACGCTCACCATCGGCCAGGCCTTCGACTTGGCCTACAAGAAGTTCTTGGAGTCCGGAGGCAAAGATGTGGAAACCAGGAAGCAGATTGGAAGTCTGCAGAAAAGA ATTCAAGAACTGGAAAGTGAAAACTCGGACTTGAAGCAGCAGCTTCAAGAGCTGGAAGAGCAGTTGACGATCGCACCCGTGCCCCCA GCCGGGAGCGTCTCCGTGCAAGCGCAGTCGACAGACATTTTTGACATGGTTCCCTTCTCGCCCGGGACGGCGCCGGGACCCACGCGAGCCAGCAACGGCTGCCCGACAGCACCGAGCGCAGCGCCGCCGCCCAACATAG GGAAAGACCTCTTTGGCGCAGAGCCGTTCGATCCCTTCACCTGCGGCTCGGCCGACTTCCCTCCGGATATTCAGTCCAAGCTGGATGAAATGCAG GAGGGGTTCAAAATGGGACTAACTCTGGAGGGAGCCGTCTTCTCTCTGGACCCGCTTGACGGCCGCTGCTGA